A DNA window from Impatiens glandulifera chromosome 7, dImpGla2.1, whole genome shotgun sequence contains the following coding sequences:
- the LOC124946013 gene encoding uncharacterized protein At2g34160-like, which produces MEEITEGVNNINIADSHKKNRIQVSNTKKPLFFYVNLAKRYMQQHNEVELSALGMAISTVVSVAEILKNNGFAIEKKIRTSTVEMKDESKGRPVQKAKIEITLGKTENFDELMAAQADQTENGDAEVQVQG; this is translated from the exons ATGGAGGAGATCACGGAAGGAGTTAACAACATCAACATCGCTGACTCTCACAAGAAGAATCGGATTCAGGTCTCCAATACGAAGAAACCACTTTTCTTCTATGTTAATCTCGCTAAG AGATACATGCAACAACACAATGAGGTGGAACTCTCCGCTCTAGGAATGG CCATTTCTACCGTTGTTTCTGTGGCTGAGATCCTGAAAAACAATGGATTTGCCATTGAGAAGA AGATCAGGACCTCCACTGTAGAAATGAAGGATGAATCCAAGGGAAGACCAGTTCAAAAGGCCAAG ATTGAAATAACTCTTGGAAAGACGGAGAATTTTGATGAGCTGATGGCTGCTCAAGCAGATCAGACAGAGAATGGAGATGCGGAGGTGCAGGTTCAAGGCTGA
- the LOC124945186 gene encoding pentatricopeptide repeat-containing protein At1g52640, mitochondrial gives MVMNFLSFLSKRTNNTHHRLFQFIHKTAIVSPHSLSNPFLSHRTHFCTQFPSPSPSPSSPHLVNELCRVLSDYRNPHNDLESALTPFASQITSDLVEQSLKRCSNLGFSAHRFFLWANRLPNFLHSKQSYHILVDVLGRSKQFPLMWDFLSEIKHNQSYQIEPELFWITFRAYSRVNLPADAIRGFNRMLDFGIIPNIDDLDKLLFALCRRKHVRHAQEFFDQIKLEITPTVKTYSILMRGWGDIGEADEAQKVFDEMLKRGCEMDLLAYNSMLQSLCKGGHVDEAYSLFRNMFNSKELKPDSFTYSIFIHAACDSNDIHLAFKLLDRMRRYDLLPNVYTYNHIIKTLCKNNKVEEAYQLFDEMIENNVKPDVWSYNTVLAYHCDYNEVNKAFMVISRMDKVSCSPDRHTYNMALKMLIRIGRFDRVDEVWDMMEKKGFFPSVSTYSVMVHGLCKKRGKLEEGCKYFEMMIDGGIPPYSTTCELLRKQLIGLGFAEKIDIIADKMERSTSCSIQELANVLRGVSLNLTSTSTHGDLYSD, from the coding sequence ATGGTGATGAATTTCCTCTCCTTTCTCAGCAAGAGGACTAACAATACCCATCATCGTCTCTTTCAATTCATCCACAAAACCGCCATTGTTTCTCCTCATTCCCTCTCTAACCCATTTCTATCCCATCGCACCCATTTTTGCACTCAAtttccatctccatctccatcacCATCTTCTCCCCATCTCGTCAATGAGCTCTGCCGCGTCCTCAGCGACTACCGCAATCCCCATAACGATCTCGAATCAGCTCTAACCCCTTTCGCTTCACAAATCACCTCTGATTTAGTCGAACAATCCCTCAAAAGATGCAGCAATCTAGGATTCTCAGCTCACAGATTCTTCCTATGGGCTAACCGATTACCCAATTTCCTCCATAGCAAACAGAGTTATCACATTCTAGTTGATGTATTAGGAAGAAGCAAACAGTTCCCATTGATGTGGGATTTCCTATCCGAAATTAAACACAACCAATCTTACCAAATCGAACCTGAACTTTTCTGGATCACTTTCAGGGCTTATTCAAGAGTCAATCTTCCTGCAGATGCAATTCGTGGATTCAATCGAATGCTTGATTTCGGTATTATTCCTAATATAGATGATCTCGATAAGCTTTTGTTTGCTCTCTGTAGAAGGAAGCATGTTAGGCACGCCCAAGAATTCTTCGATCAAATCAAATTGGAAATAACCCCAACTGTTAAAACTTATAGTATTTTGATGAGGGGATGGGGTGATATAGGTGAAGCTGATGAAGCACAGAAGGTGTTCGATGAAATGCTTAAGAGAGGTTGCGAAATGGATCTCCTAGCTTATAATAGCATGTTACAGTCATTATGCAAAGGAGGTCACGTTGATGAAGCTTATAGTTTATTCAGGAACATGTTCAATTCGAAAGAACTCAAACCGGATTCATTCACTTATTCAATCTTCATCCATGCTGCCTGCGATTCAAACGATATTCATCTCGCATTCAAGCTGCTCGATAGGATGCGAAGGTATGATCTTCTCCCTAATGTATATACATACAATCATATAATCAAGACACTTTGTAAGAACAACAAGGTAGAAGAAGCATACCAATTGTTCGATGAAATGATAGAAAACAATGTTAAACCAGATGTTTGGAGTTACAACACTGTTCTTGCTTACCATTGTGATTACAATGAAGTAAACAAGGCttttatggtgatatcgagaaTGGACAAGGTTTCTTGTTCGCCCGATCGTCATACTTATAATATGGCGTTGAAGATGTTGATTAGGATTGGGAGGTTCGATAGGGTTGATGAAGTTTGGGATATGATGGAGAAAAAGGGTTTTTTTCCTTCGGTTTCTACTTATTCGGTTATGGTTCATGGTTTATGTAAGAAGAGAGGTAAATTGGAAGAGGGttgtaaatattttgaaatgatgattgATGGAGGAATTCCACCTTATTCTACTACTTGTGAATTGTTGAGGAAACAATTGATTGGATTAGGGTTTGCTGAAAAGATAGATATAATTGCAGATAAGATGGAAAGAAGTACTTCTTGTTCTATACAAGAACTTGCAAATGTTTTAAGAGGTGTTAGCCTTAATCTGACCTCAACTTCAACGCATGGAGATTTGTACTCGGATTGA
- the LOC124945310 gene encoding DEAD-box ATP-dependent RNA helicase 15-like isoform X1: protein MIMGEVRETEAYEEDLVDYEEDEDKVPDSINGKTNGDSVKKGYVGIHSSGFRDFLLKPELLRAIVDQGFEHPSEVQHECIPQAILGMDVICQAKSGMGKTAVFVLSTLQQIDPVEGQVAALVLCHTRELAYQICHEFERFSTYLPESKVAVFYGGVNINVHKTLLKNECPQIVVGTPGRILALAREKELGLKNVRHFILDECDKMLESLDMRRDVQEIFKLTQHDKQVMMFSATLSKEIRPVCKKFMQDPMEIYVDDEAKLTLHGLVQHYIKLTEGEKNRKLNDLLDALDFNQVVIFVKSVGRAAELNKLLVECNFPSICIHSGMSQEERLTRYRSFKEGKQRILVATDLVGRGIDIERVNIVINYDMPDSADTYLHRVGRAGRFGTKGLAITFVSSGGDSTILNQVQERFEVDIKELPEQIDTSTYMPS, encoded by the exons AT GATCATGGGTGAAGTAAGGGAAACCGAAGCATACGAAGAGGATCTTGTAGACTATGAAGAGGATGAGGATAAAGTACCAGATTCTATCAACGGAAAAACCAATGGAGATTCTGTGAAAAA GGGCTATGTTGGAATACACAGTTCTGGATTCAGGGATTTCTTGTTGAAACCAGAGCTTCTTAGGGCTATAGTAGACCAGGGATTTGAACATCCTTCTGAAG TACAACATGAGTGCATACCTCAGGCTATCTTAGGAATGGATGTCATTTGCCAAGCAAAGTCAGGAATGGGTAAAACTGCTGTCTTTGTTCTATCAACTCTACAACAGATTGATCCTGTTGAGGGACAGGTTGCAGCTCTTGTCCTTTGTCATACTCGAGAATTGGCTTATCAG ATTTGTCATGAATTTGAGAGGTTCAGTACTTATTTGCCTGAGAGCAAAGTTGCTGTCTTCTATGGTGGTGTCAATATCAATGTTCACAAGACTTTGTTAAAAAATGAGTGCCCGCAAATTGTTGTGGGAACACCTGGAAGAATATTGGCTCTTGCTAGAGAAAAGGAATTAGGCTTGAAGAATGTGAGGCATTTTATCCTTGACGAATGTGATAAGATGCTTGAGTCACTTG ATATGAGGAGAGATGTCCAAGAGATATTTAAATTGACTCAACATGATAAACAAGTTATGATGTTCTCTGCTACACTGAGCAAGGAGATTCGTCCTGTTTGCAAGAAGTTTATGCAAGAT CCTATggaaatttatgttgatgatgaagCAAAGTTAACTCTCCATGGTCTAGTTCAG CATTACATTAAGTTGACTGAGGGAGAGAAAAACCGCAAGCTGAATGACCTTCTTGATGCATTGGACTTCAATCAAGTAGTTATATTTGTTAAGAGTGTTGGCAGAGCTGCTGAGTTGAACAAACTACTAGTGGAATGCAACTTTCCTTCAATCTGCATCCATTCTGGGATGTCGCAAGAAGAGAG ATTGACCCGATATCGAAGTTTCAAGGAGGGAAAACAAAGAATACTTGTGGCTACGGATCTAGTTGGAAGAGGTATTGATATAGAGCGGGTGAACATTGTTATCAACTATGACATGCCAGATTCAGCCGACACCTATCTCCATCGT GTAGGCAGAGCTGGTAGGTTTGGCACCAAAGGACTTGCCATTACTTTTGTTTCTTCTGGAGGCGATTCCACTATTCTCAATCAG GTCCAGGAAAGGTTTGAGGTAGATATCAAAGAGTTACCTGAGCAAATTGATACATCCACATACA TGCCGTCTTGA
- the LOC124945310 gene encoding DEAD-box ATP-dependent RNA helicase 15-like isoform X2, which yields MGEVRETEAYEEDLVDYEEDEDKVPDSINGKTNGDSVKKGYVGIHSSGFRDFLLKPELLRAIVDQGFEHPSEVQHECIPQAILGMDVICQAKSGMGKTAVFVLSTLQQIDPVEGQVAALVLCHTRELAYQICHEFERFSTYLPESKVAVFYGGVNINVHKTLLKNECPQIVVGTPGRILALAREKELGLKNVRHFILDECDKMLESLDMRRDVQEIFKLTQHDKQVMMFSATLSKEIRPVCKKFMQDPMEIYVDDEAKLTLHGLVQHYIKLTEGEKNRKLNDLLDALDFNQVVIFVKSVGRAAELNKLLVECNFPSICIHSGMSQEERLTRYRSFKEGKQRILVATDLVGRGIDIERVNIVINYDMPDSADTYLHRVGRAGRFGTKGLAITFVSSGGDSTILNQVQERFEVDIKELPEQIDTSTYMPS from the exons ATGGGTGAAGTAAGGGAAACCGAAGCATACGAAGAGGATCTTGTAGACTATGAAGAGGATGAGGATAAAGTACCAGATTCTATCAACGGAAAAACCAATGGAGATTCTGTGAAAAA GGGCTATGTTGGAATACACAGTTCTGGATTCAGGGATTTCTTGTTGAAACCAGAGCTTCTTAGGGCTATAGTAGACCAGGGATTTGAACATCCTTCTGAAG TACAACATGAGTGCATACCTCAGGCTATCTTAGGAATGGATGTCATTTGCCAAGCAAAGTCAGGAATGGGTAAAACTGCTGTCTTTGTTCTATCAACTCTACAACAGATTGATCCTGTTGAGGGACAGGTTGCAGCTCTTGTCCTTTGTCATACTCGAGAATTGGCTTATCAG ATTTGTCATGAATTTGAGAGGTTCAGTACTTATTTGCCTGAGAGCAAAGTTGCTGTCTTCTATGGTGGTGTCAATATCAATGTTCACAAGACTTTGTTAAAAAATGAGTGCCCGCAAATTGTTGTGGGAACACCTGGAAGAATATTGGCTCTTGCTAGAGAAAAGGAATTAGGCTTGAAGAATGTGAGGCATTTTATCCTTGACGAATGTGATAAGATGCTTGAGTCACTTG ATATGAGGAGAGATGTCCAAGAGATATTTAAATTGACTCAACATGATAAACAAGTTATGATGTTCTCTGCTACACTGAGCAAGGAGATTCGTCCTGTTTGCAAGAAGTTTATGCAAGAT CCTATggaaatttatgttgatgatgaagCAAAGTTAACTCTCCATGGTCTAGTTCAG CATTACATTAAGTTGACTGAGGGAGAGAAAAACCGCAAGCTGAATGACCTTCTTGATGCATTGGACTTCAATCAAGTAGTTATATTTGTTAAGAGTGTTGGCAGAGCTGCTGAGTTGAACAAACTACTAGTGGAATGCAACTTTCCTTCAATCTGCATCCATTCTGGGATGTCGCAAGAAGAGAG ATTGACCCGATATCGAAGTTTCAAGGAGGGAAAACAAAGAATACTTGTGGCTACGGATCTAGTTGGAAGAGGTATTGATATAGAGCGGGTGAACATTGTTATCAACTATGACATGCCAGATTCAGCCGACACCTATCTCCATCGT GTAGGCAGAGCTGGTAGGTTTGGCACCAAAGGACTTGCCATTACTTTTGTTTCTTCTGGAGGCGATTCCACTATTCTCAATCAG GTCCAGGAAAGGTTTGAGGTAGATATCAAAGAGTTACCTGAGCAAATTGATACATCCACATACA TGCCGTCTTGA
- the LOC124945311 gene encoding embryo-specific protein ATS3A-like, translated as MAMTSTLMLMLMLFLSLFLLSSDARLMMIQPQSQPLFQINSTQDNAASCSYTVTIKTSCSSPKYTRDQISLSFGDAYGYQVYAPRIDDPSTRAFERCSVDTYQVSGPCVYSVCYLYLYRTGQDGWLPETVQVYSSYTGYTTFKYNTYIPNGVWYGYNYCHRAIGSASSSIVSWLTTVSDLFVGSSTSSSSSSGGGVSSS; from the exons ATGGCGATGACTTCCACTCTGATGCTGATGCTGATGCTCTTCTTGTCGCTGTTTTTACTTTCTTCAGATGCTCGATTGATGATGATTCAACCTCAGAGTCAACCGTTGTTTCAAATCAATTCCACTCAG GATAACGCGGCTTCCTGTTCTTATACTGTCACTATAAAGACGAGTTGTTCTTCTCCTAAATACACTAGAGATCAGATTAGTCTCTCGTTTGGAGATGCTTATGGGTATCAG GTTTATGCTCCTAGGATAGATGATCCTTCAACAAGAGCCTTCGAGCGTTGCTCAGTTGATACATACCAAGTTTCCGGACCATGTGTATACTCAGTCTGTTATCTGTACCTCTACCGAACCGGACAAGATGGCTGGTTACCCGAAACTGTTCAAGTGTATAGTTCCTACACTGGCTACACAACCTTCAAATACAATACTTACATTCCCAATGGAGTTTGGTATGGCTATAATTACTGCCATCGTGCCATTGGGTCAGCTTCCTCTTCTATTGTGAGCTGGCTTACTACGGTTTCTGATCTCTTTGTTGGGTCTAGCACTAGCTCTAGCTCTAGCTCGGGTGGTGGTGTTAGCAGCAGTTGA